In Sphaeramia orbicularis chromosome 7, fSphaOr1.1, whole genome shotgun sequence, one genomic interval encodes:
- the slc6a17 gene encoding sodium-dependent neutral amino acid transporter SLC6A17 codes for MPKNTKVTQREHSNEPVTESVADLLSLEHPMDYKSSQMSMGLSPGSTAPGKALLPSPDPDAEDGRPAWNNKLEYILAQVGFSVGLGNVWRFPYLCQKNGGGAYLVPYFILLLLIGIPLFFLELAVGQRIRRGSIGVWNYVYPQLGGIGVSSLMVCGFVGLYYNVIIGWSIFYFFQSFQYPLPWAECPIQRNGTQAIVEPECEKSSATTYFWYRQTLNITSTIDDTGGLNWKMTLSLLVAWILVCMAVIKGIQSSGKVMYFSSLFPYVVLFCFLVRGLLLKGAVDGIAHMFTPKLEKMLEPQVWREAATQVFFALGLGFGGVIAFSSYNKRDNNCHFDAALVSIINFVTSILATLVVFAVLGFKANVMNEKCVVDNAEKILGYLNTGVLSRELIPPHINFSHLSAQDYAEMYGVIKTVKEDGFGQLGLDACVLEDELNKAVQGTGLAFIAFTEAMTHFPASPFWSVMFFFMLINLGLGSMIGTMTGITTPILDAFKIRKEILCVVCCIIAFLLGLLFVQRSGNYFVTMFDDYSAGLPLTVVVILENISVAWIYGTKRFMQDLEDMLGFRPYSFYFYMWRYVSPAVLVVLIAATVIEMAVSPAGYNAWVESEGSERFQSYPPWALAMAYALIVVAMLPLPLVFIARHFNLISDGSNKLSVSYRKGMMKDISNLEEQDEQRFILSKNPSEAPSPMPAHRAYLGPGGTQEMTNTNYGTSTKTGYQNIGSPESEL; via the exons ATGCCAAAGAACACCAAGGTGACCCAGCGGGAGCACAGCAATGAGCCTGTCACCGAGTCTGTGGCAGACCTGCTGTCTCTGGAGCACCCCATGGACTATAAGAGCAGTCAGATGAGCATGGGTCTGAGTCCTGGCTCTACTGCTCCAGGAAAGGCCCTCCTACCCTCCCCAGACCCGGATGCAGAGGACGGCCGACCTGCGTGGAACAACAAGCTGGAGTACATCCTGGCCCAGGTGGGCTTTTCTGTGGGCCTGGGTAACGTCTGGAGGTTCCCCTACTTGTGCCAGAAGAACGGTGGAG GTGCGTACCTGGTGCcctacttcatcctgctcctcctgATCGGCATCCCGCTGTTTTTCCTGGAGCTGGCAGTGGGCCAGAGGATCAGGCGTGGCAGCATCGGGGTGTGGAACTACGTCTACCCACAGCTGGGGGGCATAGGGGTTTCCAGTCTGATG GTTTGCGGTTTTGTGGGGCTCTATTATAACGTCATTATCGGCTGGAGCATCTTCTATTTCTTCCAGTCATTTCAGTATCCACTGCCATGGGCTGAATGTCCCATCCAGAGAAATGGAACCCAAGCCA TTGTGGAGCCGGAGTGTGAAAAGAGCTCAGCCACCACATACTTCTGGTACAGACAGACTCTCAACATCACCAGCACCATCGACGACACCGGCGGTCTGAACTGGAAGATGACCCTGTCCCTGCTGGTGGCTTGGATCCTGGTCTGCATGGCTGTCATCAAGGGCATCCAGTCCTCTGGGAAG GTGATGTACTTCAGCTCTCTGTTCCCTTACGTGGTCCTCTTCTGCTTCCTGGTGAGAGGTTTGCTACTGAAAGGAGCTGTGGATGGAATTGCTCACATGTTCACCCCAAAG CTGGAAAAGATGTTGGAGCCACAGGTTTGGAGAGAAGCAGCCACTCAGGTTTTCTTTGCCCTCGGTTTGGGCTTCGGCGGGGTCATCGCTTTCTCCAGTTACAACAAGCGAGACAACAACTGCCACTTTGATGCAGCGTTGGTGTCCATCATCAACTTTGTGACCTCCATTCTGGCGACGCTAGTGGTGTTCGCAGTTCTGGGATTCAAAGCCAATGTCATGAACGAGAAATGTGTCGTCGA TAATGCAGAGAAGATCCTGGGGTACCTGAACACCGGTGTGCTCAGCAGAGAGCTCATCCCTCCTCACATCAACTTCTCCCACCTGTCGGCCCAGGACTACGCAGAGATGTACGGAGTCATTAAGACGGTGAAGGAGGATGGCTTCGGCCAGCTGGGTCTGGATGCCTGCGTTCTGGAGGACGAACTCAACAAG GCGGTTCAGGGCACTGGTCTGGCCTTCATTGCTTTCACTGAGGCCATGACCCACTTCCCCGCCAGCCCCTTCTGGTCTGTAATGTTCTTCTTTATGCTTATCAATTTGGGTCTGGGAAGTATGATTGGTACCATGACTGGCATCACCACACCCATTCTGGATGCCTTTAAGATACGCAAAGAGATCCTCTGCG TGGTGTGCTGTATCATTGCCTTCCTGTTAGGGCTGCTGTTTGTGCAACGCTCAGGAAACTACTTTGTCACGATGTTTGACGACTACTCGGCTGGTTTGCCTCTCACTGTGGTGGTTATCCTGGAAAACATCTCTGTGGCCTGGATTTATGGCACTAAGAG GTTCATGCAGGATCTTGAAGACATGCTTGGTTTCAGGCCGTACAGCTTCTATTTCTACATGTGGCGGTACGTGTCGCCGGCGGTCCTGGTGGTGCTCATCGCTGCCACTGTCATAGAGATGGCCGTCAGTCCTGCAGGATACAACGCCTGGGTGGAGTcagag GGCTCAGAGCGATTCCAGAGCTACCCTCCCTGGGCTCTGGCCATGGCCTACGCCCTCATCGTTGTTGCGATGCTGCCGTTGCCACTCGTCTTTATCGCCCGCCACTTTAACCTGATTTCAGACGGCTCCAACAAGCTGTCTGTCTCCTACCGTAAAGGCATGATGAAGGACATTTCCAACCTCGAGGAGCAGGACGAGCAGCGCTTCATCCTGAGCAAGAACCCCAGCGAGGCCCCGTCCCCTATGCCCGCCCACCGCGCTTACCTGGGCCCCGGTGGCACCCAGGAGATGACCAACACCAACTACGGCACCAGCACCAAGACAGGCTATCAAAACATCGGCTCGCCTGAGTCTGAGCTATGA